Proteins encoded in a region of the Pocillopora verrucosa isolate sample1 chromosome 11, ASM3666991v2, whole genome shotgun sequence genome:
- the LOC136284388 gene encoding E3 ubiquitin-protein ligase TRIM71-like has translation MESLLKNLKEHVTCSICLDTYTKPKTIACLHTFCCECLERHALARQKQGFYPCPECQAQIGIPEGKRFDNLPSSFLHNSLLSLLAVRRSGEGNEISCSTCQKKSAEINYCFDCEKFMCPDCVKAHEVFRETMFEGHKVTPVQQFQASEYEALLKRQSFCSENYHKKDVIRFFCVDCQRCVCQVCIATDHKSHDVVPLEKAADDEKANIIARAELVKEKKEVCRDVIREFENTEHELETNITTAKRQVSQATEQMMGKLRQLEREAITVLEKTRVSRIEKLHSGKASVVSFEKQLDQAFEFSNNLVERSSSSDIMQNKKNVEERIEDLIKTTMPALPVSSYVEFVTTCEPESLSLGFTRFSETDVQGSVVEGLDQNFQAGTEAELLICPKTSEGEIRNTRHTDRVEIYLDPADQVRSLATSEKEDGNFQAKFVAKVPGPYKIEIKINGQKLAKSPYSILVKARELNVAGKLDLHEEMLQGPASIAVNSKGVIAVTDWEGHCILVFDETGKFVRKIGSYGDENGQLENPVDVTFLNDDEILVADGGNHRIQQLNVQTGNFVKSFGKKGSGDGEFKNPGSVCITSDGRFIVVVELVNRRIQVFTMDGEPVFEFGDSGPERLYHPISCVCYEEKFFVTDLNNNCVKVFDERGQFLYKFGEKGNGDGQMNKPYGLCIDKHNNVFLCDWRNNRVQQFTLEGTFTGKTSSNIQFGWPWSVTPMLDDRIVVTDFGKKEVYILK, from the coding sequence ATGGAGTCGCTtctaaaaaacctcaaagagcaCGTAACATGTTCGATTTGTTTGGATACTTACACCAAACCCAAGACCATTGCTTGTCTTCATACGTTCTGCTGTGAATGCCTAGAGAGACATGCACTAGCGAGACAAAAACAAGGGTTTTATCCATGCCCCGAGTGTCAAGCACAAATTGGCATCCCTGAAGGAAAGCGTTTTGATAATCTGCCGAGCAGTTTCCTGCACAACAGTTTGCTGAGTCTTCTTGCAGTTCGACGCAGCGGCGAAGGAAATGAGATCAGCTGTAGTACATGCCAGAAGAAGAGCGCTGAGATCAACTACTGCTTTGATTGCGAGAAGTTTATGTGCCCTGACTGTGTGAAAGCACACGAAGTGTTTCGAGAAACTATGTTTGAGggacacaaagtcacaccaGTGCAACAGTTTCAAGCCTCAGAATACGAGGCCTTGTTGAAAAGGCAGTCATTTTGCTCAGAGAATTACcacaaaaaagatgtgattCGTTTTTTTTGCGTTGACTGTCAAAGGTGTGTATGTCAAGTTTGCATCGCCACTGATCACAAAAGCCACGATGTTGTTCCGCTTGAAAAGGCAGCGGACGATGAAAAAGCGAACATCATTGCCCGAGCTGAGCtcgtaaaagagaagaaagaggtTTGCCGAGATGTTATTCGTGAATTTGAGAACACGGAACATGAGTTGGAAACAAATATTACCACAGCTAAACGCCAAGTCTCTCAAGCAACCGaacagatgatgggaaagcTTCGCCAACTGGAGCGTGAAGCCATTACTGTCCTCGAGAAGACTCGCGTGTCAAGGattgagaaattacattctggaaaagcatcggttgtgtcttttgaaaagcaacttgaccaagcatttgagttcagtaacaaCCTGGTTGAGAGAAGCTCAAGTTCagacataatgcaaaacaagaaaaatgtagaagaacgaATCGAAGACCTCATCAAGACCACAATGCCAGCACTTCCGGTTAGCTCGTATGTAGAATTTGTGACGACATGTGAACCAGAGAGTTTGAGTCTGGGATTTACGAGATTCAGCGAAACAGATGTGCAAGGATCGGTCGTGGAAGGACTGGATCAGAATTTTCAAGCTGGTACAGAGGCAGAGCTACTAATTTGTCCCAAAACAAgcgaaggagaaatcagaaacactcGGCACACAGATCGTGTTGAAATATACTTGGACCCTGCGGATCAGGTGAGGAGTTTGGCGacgagtgaaaaagaagatggaaatttccaagcaaaatttgtaGCGAAAGTACCTGGTCCttataaaatagaaataaagataaatggaCAGAAACTTGCCAAGAGTCCATATTCTATTCTGGTCAAAGCACGAGAGTTAAATGTTGCAGGCAAGTTGGACTTACATGAAGAAATGCTGCAAGGTCCTGCCAGTATTGCAGTGAACAGTAAAGGTGTTATTGCTGTGACTGATTGGGAAGGTCACTGTATCCTGGTATTTGATGAGACAGGAAAGTTTGTGCGAAAAATTGGTTCTTATGGAGATGAGAATGGACAATTAGAGAATCCAGTTGACGTCACATTCCTAAACGATGACGAGATTCTGGTGGCAGATGGAGGTAATCACCGAATACAGCAGTTGAATGtacagacagggaactttgtgaaaagctttggaaaaaagggaagtggagatggagagtttaaGAATCCTGGAAGTGTTTGTATTACAAGTGATGGACGTTTTATCGTTGTAGTGGAGCTTGTTAACAGGagaattcaggtgtttacaatggatggtgaacctgtGTTTGAGTTTGGAGACAGTGGCCCAGAAAGGCTGTATCATCCAATCAGCTGCGTTTGTTACGAGGAAAAGTTCTTTGTAACTGACCTTAAtaataactgtgtgaaagtgtttgatgagagaggacagtttttgtacaagtttggagaaaaaggaaacggtgatgGACAGATGAATAAGCCGTATGGCTTATGTATTGACAAACATAATAACGTTTTCTTATGTGATTGGAGAAATAATCGAGTTCAACAGTTTACATTGGAAGGaactttcactggaaagacaagTTCAAATATTCAGTTTGGATGGCCGTGGAGTGTCACCCCAATGTTAGATGATCGGATTGTGGTCACAGACTTCGgaaagaaagaagtttacattctgaaatga